From the genome of Gemmatimonadales bacterium:
CGCAGATCACCCGGATCGACCTGGCCACCCACGGGGTCGTCCCCGGCCTGTCCGAAGCCGAATTCAAGAAGTTTGCGGAAGACACCAAGGTGAACTGCATCGTGTCCAAGGCGCTGGCCAGCGTGCCAATGACCCTGGCCGTGACCTTCGCGGGCGGCTGAACCCGACGCACGACATGGGGGACGCCGAAACCTTTGCGTCCCCCTTCCCGTTCTGGTCTGGAACGCGCGCCCCTGTCGGACTCCGTCCCTGCTGTTAGGTTACGGCGTTGCCGATTGGATCGCGGCCGTTCCACTGGCCCGCGCAACTCCCACAACACCAATAGCTGGAGTGAGTTCGGTGAGGTCTTCCTCTGTGCGCGTCCTCTGCTCGATTGTCCTCTGCTCGGCGTTTCTCGCCCCGGCGCTGACGGCGCAGCAGGCGGATTCTGCCGGGAACCAGGGGTACACCGCCGGCGACACCAAGTTCATGACGGGGATGATTGGCCACCACGCGCAGGCCGTCCTGATTTCCGGCTGGGCCCCGACCCATGACGCGAGCCCCTCGATCATCCGCCTCACGGAGCGGATCGTGGTCGGCCAGCAGGACGAAATTCAGCTCATGGAGACCTGGCTGCAGGACCGGGGCGAGCCGGTGCCCGATCCGAAGGCGCATGCGGGCATGGACCACTCCATGATGCACATGGCGGGGATGCTGAATCAGGCGCAACTCGACTCCCTCGATGCCGCGCGCGGCCCCGAATTCGACCGGCTCTTCCTGACCTACATGATCCAGCACCACAAGGGCGCCATCGTCATGGTCAACGAGCTCTTCGCGACCCCGGGAGCCGGCCAGGACGAGCCGACCTTCCGGCTGGCCTCGAACATTTACGCCGACCAGACCACCGAGATCGCCCGCATGGAGAAGATGCTGGCGGCCCTCCCGGCCGAGGGCACCACTCCCTGATGGGTCTCATCATACGCATGCGTGCTTCCATCTCCACCCTTCGACAGGAATCGTTCATGAATCTCGTGCCTTCGATCACGCGCTCAGGGCGCCGTTCCGCGGCCCTGGCCCCGCTCATCCTTGCCCTCGGGGCGCTCACGGTGGGCGGCTGCTCCTCCTCGACCAGTTCGGCAGCCACCGCCCCGATGCCGGTGGCGCCCAAGATGCCGTCCGCCGACCCCCGTGTCGGCCTCAAGGCCGGCCAGTGGGATGCCGCCGAGGCCGCCTGGAACCTGCGGCTCGTGTCGACCACGCGGCCGTCCAAGGACTTCGAGGGCGTGACGAACTCCGACCTCTCGTTCACGGGGCAGTACGTGATCCAGGGCAATTACAACGGTTTCCAGGTCTGGGACGTCTCCAACCCGGCCAAGCCGTCCCTGAAGGTCGGGTTCCTCTGCCCCGCCTCGCAGAGCGACGTGTCGGTGTACAAGAACCTCCTCTTCGTGTCGGGTGAGGGCACGTCCGGGCGCCTCGACTGCGGCACCCAGGGTGTGAAGGCGCCGGTCAGCCCCGACCGCCTCCGCGGCATCCGTATTTTCGACATCACCGACATCGCGACGCCGAAGTACATCGGCAACGTCCAGACCTGCCGTGGCTCGCACACGCACACCGTGCTGGCCGACCCGAACGACAAGGCCAACGTCTACATCTACGTCTCCGGCTCGGCGGGCGTCCGCCCGGCGGAGGAGCTGCCCGGCTGCTCCAACCTGGCGCCGGACGAGGATCCGAACTCCGCCCTCTTCCGCATCGAGGTCATCAAGGTGCCGCTCGCGCACCCGGAGCAGGCCGCCATCGTGAGCTCGCCACGCATCTTCAACGACCTCGTCGCGCCGCCGGAGCACGGCGAGGCGCCGGAAGACGTCGCCGCCGCCGAGAAGGCCGCCGCGGCCTGGCGCGCCAAGGGCGGCTACACGGCGTTCATCTTCGGGATGGAGCGTCCGATTCCGTCGGGATACATCGACCCGATGCTCGACAGCATCGTCACCGCCCGCAAGGGCACCGGCAAGCCGACCGCCGCCGACAGCGCCGCGCTCCGCACCGCCCTGCCGGCCATCCTCGCGGCGCGGTTCGGCAACCCGGATGACAACAAGGGCGGCGTCCGCCCCGGGCCGACGCAGTGCCACGACATCACCGTCTATCCCGCCATCGGCCGGGCCGGCGGCGCCTGTGAAGGCTACGGCCTGCTGCTGGACATCACCGACCCGGTCCACCCGAAGCGGATCGGCGCCGTGGCCGACTCGAATTTCTCGTACTGGCATTCGGCCACGTTCAACAACGACGGCACCAAGATCCTCTTTTCCGACGAGTGGGGCGGCGGCGGCTCGCCGAAGTGCCGCATCACCGACCGGAAGGAGTGGGGCGCGGACGCCATCTTCACCCTCGCGAACGATGCCATGGCGTTCCGGAGCTACTACAAGCTGCCGGCGGCACAGACCGACAAGGAGAACTGCGTGGCCCACAACGGCTCGCTGATTCCCGTGCCTGGCCGCGACATCATGGTGCAGTCGTGGTACCAGGGAGGCATCTCGGTGTTCGACTGGACCGACGCCTCCAACCCGGTCGAGATCGCCTTCCACGACCGCGGCCCCATCGACTCGACCCGCATGGGTAGCGGCGGCTCCTGGTCGGTGTACTGGTACAACGGCTACATGTACAGCTCCGAAATCGGCCGCGGGCTCGACGTCTTCGACCTGACCGCCAGCGACCTGCTCTCCCAGAACGAGATCGACGCGGCCAAGCTCGTGAAGCTCGACTACTTCAACGCGCAGGGCCAGCCGAAGATCGTCTGGCCGGCCGAGATCGTCGTGGCCCAGGCCTACCTCGACCAGCTGGCCCGGTCGAACGGGCTCAACGCGAAGACGATCGACTCCGCGCGCAAGACGCTCGACAAGGCGTCGAAGGAAACCGGCGCGAAGCGGGCAGATACCCTTGGCAAGCTGGCCAAGCAGCTCGAGGCCGACGCCGCCACCGCGGGCGATCCCGCCAAGGTGAAGACGCTGGCCGCCGCGGTGGATGCGGTCGCCAACGCCGCGCGCTGACGCGAGGCGCACGCACCGATCAACGCGTTCGGCATCAAGGTCCGGCCCGGTAGGCCGGGCCTTGATGCGTTCCGGGAGGGACATGGAGCGGCATGCCGAGGTGATAGGCTCGTTCTACGCGGCGTTCCAGCGGCGCGACCATGCGGCGATGGGAGCCTGCTACGCGCCGGACGCCACCTTCTCCGATCCGGTCTTCCCCCTGCTGCGGGGCGCGGAGGTCCGGGCGATGTGGCGGATGCTCTGTGAGCGCGGTACCGACCTCCGGATCGAGGCGGACGGTATTCGCGCCGACGCCACCACCGGTGCCGCGCGGTGGGAAGCGTGGTATACCTTTTCGGCGACCGGCCGCCCCGTGCACAACGTCGTGCGGGCGTCGTTCGCCCTCCGCAACGGCCTCATCCAGCGGCACACCGACGCGTTCGACCTCTATCGGTGGGCACGGCAGGCCCTGGGCATGAAGGGGCTGCTGCTCGGGTGGGCACCCCCAGTGCAGCGCGCCATCCGCGCCCAGGCGGCACGCGCGCTCGAGACCTTCACGATTCGACACGGGCTGGGATGACCTGATCCAAGCGGGGGGATCACCATGCAGGGGTGCCTGACGGCGTTGGGGCTGCTATGCCTGGCCATTGGCCTGGCTTCCATCTATGTCCTGGTCCTGATCAAGGGCACCAGCGACGGCCCGGGCGCGCTCTTCTTCTACATCGGGGCCGCCGGTGGGCTCTGGATGGCGTGGCTGTTCCTGGTCTCCTCCCGCTCGAAGAAGTAGCCAGGCGGAGCGGATCGATGCCCGAGTCCTGGCGCTCCCGACTCCTCCGGTGCCGGTTCAACTGGTTTCCCGCCTTCCGGGGCACGGGCGCCCGAGTCACCTACATCGCCGACGACGGGTATGAGGTCCGGGTCCGGTTGCCACTCTCCTGGCGGACCCGCAACTATGTCGGCACCATCTTCGGTGGCAGCCTCTACGGTGCCGTCGACCCGTTCTACATGGTGATGCTGATCCGGCTGCTGGGGCCCGAATACATCGTGTGGGACCAGGCGGCCACGATCAGGTTTCTGCGGCCGGGGCGTTCGACACTGCACGCCACATTCCGCCTCGACCCCGAGACGGTGGCATCGATCGCGACCGAGGCCCGCGCGGCCGGTCCGATTACGCGCGAATTCGAGGTCGAGCTGCTGGATGCGGAAGGTCAGGTGTGCTGTGCGTGCACCAAGACGGTGTATGTGCGCTGGATGGGTCCTGAGGCGGGAGCGCGAACTCCCTAGGGCGCCGGGGGAGAAGCCACGGGCTCGGCGGCGGAGGACTTGGGCTGGGTAGCGGCGGACGCCGAGGCGGAGAATACAGGCAGCACGGCGCGGGCGGCGAGCTTGAGGGTGAACGCCGCCGCGGGCACGCCGAGCCCGGCGCCAAGCAGGAGGAGGTTGGCTGCGAGAACCCGGCTGGTCCAGCGGTTGACGATTTCCCGGTTCCGCGTCTGCATCACCACGGCGACCGCCGCGAGATCGATGAGCACCAGCCCGGCGGCGCAGGTCCAGAATACCTCTGCACTGACCTGGTCGAGCCACAACACGGTCGTTTCGAGCATCGAGGACCTCGAGGCGCGGGGCGAAACAGCGACAATTATTGTAGTGTGTCTCCCTAGTTACGCCAGAATCACCGGTTTGTCCAGAGCCAACATGAAACGGCCCTCGGGAACGGGGCACAGACGCAGGCATCGCTAAGTTCCCTCCAGGCAACTTCTGGCCGGCTCACCCTGGCGCCTCCCCAGGCGCCTTCATGGATTTTCTTGCGAGGTGCTCTCCGATGCGCAACGCTTTTGGTCTCACCGCACTGCTGACCCTGCTGGGCGTCGCCACGGCCACCGCGATCCCTCCCTTACTGGCAGCACAGCAGGAGGCGCTGGTCGCCGGCCTCGACACCGCCGGCATGGATCGCTCCGTCAAGCCCGGCGACAACTTCTATGAGTACGCCAACGGCACCTGGCTCAAGGACACCCCGATCCCGGCGGACCGCAGCTCCTACGGGTCCTTTGGGATTCTGGCCGCACAGATCGACGAGCGGGTGGCCGCCCTGATCCAGGAGACCGCAAAGACGAAGGCCCCGATGGGGTCGGAAGCCCAGATGGTCGGGGACTACTACGCGAGCTTTATGGATGTGGCGGCCATCGAGGCCGCGGGCCTGACGCCACTCCGCCCGACCCTCGACTCGATTGCCGCGATCGGCAACCGGACACAGCTGGCGTACTTCCTCGGCACGACGCTCCGTGCCGACATGGACGCCATGAACGCGACGAATCTCTACACCGGCAATCTCTTCGGGCTCTGGGTGGCCCAGGACCTCGACGATCCGACCCAATACACGCCCTTCCTCCTGCAGGGCGGCCTCGGGATGCCGGATCGGAGCTACTACCTCGACCCCTCCACGGGCATGGCCGCCATCCGGACGAAGTACCAGGAGTACATTGCCACGATCCTGAACCTCGCCGGAATGTCCGGCGCCGATGCCAAGGCCGCCGCGATCATGCAGCTCGAAACCCAGATGGCCGAGGCCCACTGGACCCGTGAGGCCACCGGGGACTTCGCCAAGGGAAACAACCACTGGACCCGGAAGGAATTCCGTACCAAGGCGCCGGGCCTCGACTGGGAGATCTACTTCGCGGCGGCGGGGCTCTCGAAGCCGGCGGTCTTTGACGTCTGGCAGCCGAGCGCCTTCACCGGACTCTCGGCCCTGACGAAGAGCGTGCCGCTCGATACCTGGAAGGACTACCTGACCTACCACGCGATCCAGGCCCGCACCGCGGTGCTGCCTGCCGCCTTTGACCAGGCGTCCTTCGCGTTCTTCGGCACGGTGCTGAGCGGTGCACAGGTCCAGCGGGACCGCTGGAAGCGCGCCGTGGGCGCGACGAATGGTGCCCTCGGGTTCGCGGTTGGCAAGCTCTACACCGAGCGCTACTTCTCGCCGGAGGAAAAGGCCCGCGCGGAGGCGATGGTGGCCAACATCATCGCGGCGTTCGGCGAGCGCATCGACCACCTCGACTGGATGGCGCCAAGCACCAAGAAGGAGGCCCATGCGAAGCTCGCCGTGCTGAAGGTTGGCGTCGGGTATCCCGACGTCTGGCCCACCTACACCGGCCTTCAGGTGATTCCGGGCGACGCCTACGGCAACATGGAGCGCGCCGGGGTGTACCACCTGCACGCCCGCCTCAAGATGCTTGGCCAGCCGGTAGACCGGGGCGAGTGGGTCATGACGCCGCAGACGGTCAATGCGGTCAATATGCCAGCCATGAACGCCATGAACTTCCCCGCGGCCATCCTGGAGCCGCCGTTCTTCGACCCGAGCCGCGCCGCGATCATGGACTACGGCGCCATGGGTACGGTCATCGGCCACGAAATCAGCCACAGCTTCGACAACCTCGGCGCGCTCTTCGATGCGACGGGTCGGCTGCACAACTGGTGGACGCCGCAAGACCTGCAGCACTTCGAGGCCTCCGCCGCGCAACTGGTGGCCCAATACGACGCCTACCGACCGTTCCCCGACCTGGCCATCAACGGCAAGCAGACGCTCAGTGAGAACATCGCCGACCTGGCCGGCATCGCCGCGGCCTACGACGCCTACCGCCTGTCGCTCGGGGGTGCCGAGGCGCCGGTGGTCGACGGATTCTCCGGCGACCAGCAGTTCTTCCTGAGCTTCGGCCAGATCTGGCGGACCAAGTATCGCGAGCCGGCGCTGCGGCAGCGGGTCCTGACCGACGGCCACTCGCCGGGTGAGTACCGCGCATTCACCGTCCGAAACGTCGACGCCTGGTATCCCGCGTTCGACGTGGAGCCGGGCGAGGCGCTCTACCTCGCGCCGGCCAACCGGGTGCGGATCTGGTGAGGGCGGAGGCGCCGCACGGCCGCGAACCGGCGGGCCGTCTCCGGTGTATACAGGAAAGCCATCGTGCCATGCGCACGTCGGCATTCCGCCCGTTCCGTCAACTCTCACGACCAGGGATCGACCAATGTCTGCTCCGAAGAGAATTCTGATCACCGGCGTCACCGGCCAGCAGGGCGGCGCCGTCGCCGCCGCCCTCGCCGGCGGCGACTTCCAGTTGCAGGGCATGACCCGCAAGCCCGACAGCCCCGCCGCGCAGGCCTTGAAGGCGAAAGGCGTCACGATCGTCCAGGGCGACCTCGACGACGCCGCGTCGCTGACGAAGGCGCTGGCGGGGGCGTGGGGGGTATTTGCGGTGCAGAACACGTGGGAAGCGGGGGTGGAGAAGGAAGAGGAGCAGGGGAAGCGGGTCGCCACCCTGGCCCGGGAGGCTGGCGTCCGGCACTTTGTGTACAGTTCCGTCGGATCGGCCCACCGCGCCACCGGCATCCCGCATTTCGACAACAAGTGGCGGGTCGAGGAGACGGTGCGCGCGCTCGGGTTCCCGAGTCACGTGATCCTCCGGCCGGTCTTCTTCATGGAGAACATGGTCAGCCCCTGGTTCCTGAACGGCGACACGATCTACTCCGCGCTCAAGCCGGACACGGTCCTCCAGATGATCGCGGTGAAGGACATCGGGTTCTTCGGTGGCCGCGCCTTCACCGACGCCGCGCGTCTCAGCGGCCGCGCCATCGACATCGCCGGTGACGCGCTGACCATGACCCAGGCGGCGGCACAACTCGGCGCCGGCCTCGGGCGCGCCATCAACTACGTGCAGATTCCGATCGCCGAGGTCCGGAAGAACAGCGAAGATTTCGCGCTGATGCTGGAGTGGTTCGAGCGGGTCGGGTACGAGGCAGACATTCCGGCGCTGGAAAAGGAGTTCGGATTCACGCCGCTCACCTTCGCCGCGTGGGCAAAGACGCAACGCAAGTAGCTCATGACCTGCACCTCCACTCCACTGACCCCGGCGGCATGATGCGCATCACGGCCATTCGCGCCTACCAGATCGACCTCCCCCTCCTCGAGGGGAGCTACAAGTGGTCGGGCGGCAACTCCGTGTCGGTCTTCGATTCGACGGTGGTCGAGGTGGTGACCGACACCGGCCTCTCAGGCTGGGGCGAGGTCTGCCCGCTCGGCCCCGCCTACCTGCCGGCCTATGCGCGCGGGGCACGTACCGGCATCGCCGAACTTGCTCCCCACCTGATCGGGATGGACCCGCTGGCGCTGGGAGAGGTAAACCGCCGGATGGACGCCGCCATGCGCGGGCACCCCTACGTGAAGTCGCCCATCGACGTGGCGTGCTGGGACCTGCTGGGCCAGGCGGCCGGGCTGCCGGTCGCAACGCTGATGGGCGGCCATGTGGGTGAGCGGTTTGCGCTGTACCGGGCCATCTCGCAGGAATCACCCGAGGCGATGGCGGGCCGGATCGCCCAGTACCGCGCCGAGGGGTATCGCAAGTTCCAGCTGAAGGTCGGCGGCGACCCCGACACCGACATCGACCGGATTCGCGCTGCCGCCGCGAAAATGCAGCGGGGCGACGTACTCATCGCCGACGCGAACACGGGCTGGACCCAGCACGCCGCCGTCCGCGTGGCCGACGCCGTGCGCGACGTCGACGTCTACATCGAGCAGCCCTGCTACAGCTACCAGGAGTGCCTCGCCGTCCGGCGGCACACCAACCGCCCCTTCGTGCTGGACGAGGTGATCGACGGCCTCGACGCGGTGGTACAGGGCATCGCCGACCAGGCCATGGATGTCATCAACCTCAAAATCTCGAAGGTGGGTGGCCTCACCCGTGCCCGGCAGATTCGCGACCTCTGCGTGTCGCTCGGGATCGCAATGACCATCGAAGACACCTGGGGCGGTGACATCACCACCGCGGCCATCGCGCACCTGGCGCACAGCACCCCCGAACGGTTCCTGTTCACCGCCACCGACTTCAACTCGTACGGGTCGGTCAGCTTCGCCGACGGTGCGCCCCAACGGGTCGACGGCTTCCTGGCCGCCTCCCGCGAGCCGGGGCTGGGCGTGCGCCCCCGCCTCGATGTCCTCGGCAAGCCGGTGCTGGAGATCACGGGCTCGTGAGGGGGTGTCAGTGGGCGCGATAGTCGTCTGGGCGCTGGCCACCGGCGTCATTACCGGCGGCGTCTGGGTGGGCACGGTCCTGGTAGGGCACCTCCGTCGGCTGGCCAAGGAACAGCTCTTTCTCTCGGCACAGCTGGAGGAGCGTCTGGAGCAGCTCGACCGCGTGGAAAGCCACCTCGCCGACGTGGAGACCCGGCTGGAGTTTGCCGAGCGCATGTTGTCGTCCTCCCCTCCCACCGAACGACGCGCCCTCCCCGGCGACATGGAGCGGCACTGAGCCGGCAGGTGGCGCTGCTCCGCGCCATCAACGTCGGTGGTCACGTCGTGAAGATGGACCGCCTCCGGACCCTCTTCGCATCGATGGACCTTGCCGACGTCACGACCCTCATCGCGAGCGGGAACGTCCTCTTCTCCTCGCGGGCCAGAAACCAGGCCCAGCTCGAGCGCCGGATCGAGATCCACCTCCGCGACGCCCTTGGCTATGACGTCGCGACTTTCCTCCGCTCCGCCCAGGACCTCGCCGACATCGTGGTCTATGACCCGTTCCCGGCGGCCGGCCCGCTGACAGCCGGCCAGGCGCTCTCGGTCCTCTTCCTGAAGGCGCCACTCGCGGCGCCCGCCAGGGACGCACTCCTCAACCTGCACACCCCCACCGACGAGTTCCATGTGCGTGGCCGCGAGGCCTACTGGCTCCGTCACGGGCGAATCAGCGACTCGAAGGTGACGGGGGCAAAGCTCGAGCGGGCAGTGGGTGGGCCCGTCACGGCGCGCAACATCACCACCGTGCGCAAACTTGCCGAGGCCGCCTCATGACCGCCGTTGACCCGGGCAACGCGTCGTTCGTGCTGGAGACTGAACGCCTGACCCTGCGGCGGCTGGATGAAACCGATGCCGAGTTCATCCTTGGACTCCTCAACGAGCCGTCGTTTCACCAATACATCGGCGACCGGGGCGTGCGAACCGAGGAGGATGCGC
Proteins encoded in this window:
- a CDS encoding DUF305 domain-containing protein yields the protein MRSSSVRVLCSIVLCSAFLAPALTAQQADSAGNQGYTAGDTKFMTGMIGHHAQAVLISGWAPTHDASPSIIRLTERIVVGQQDEIQLMETWLQDRGEPVPDPKAHAGMDHSMMHMAGMLNQAQLDSLDAARGPEFDRLFLTYMIQHHKGAIVMVNELFATPGAGQDEPTFRLASNIYADQTTEIARMEKMLAALPAEGTTP
- a CDS encoding cis-3-hydroxy-L-proline dehydratase is translated as MMRITAIRAYQIDLPLLEGSYKWSGGNSVSVFDSTVVEVVTDTGLSGWGEVCPLGPAYLPAYARGARTGIAELAPHLIGMDPLALGEVNRRMDAAMRGHPYVKSPIDVACWDLLGQAAGLPVATLMGGHVGERFALYRAISQESPEAMAGRIAQYRAEGYRKFQLKVGGDPDTDIDRIRAAAAKMQRGDVLIADANTGWTQHAAVRVADAVRDVDVYIEQPCYSYQECLAVRRHTNRPFVLDEVIDGLDAVVQGIADQAMDVINLKISKVGGLTRARQIRDLCVSLGIAMTIEDTWGGDITTAAIAHLAHSTPERFLFTATDFNSYGSVSFADGAPQRVDGFLAASREPGLGVRPRLDVLGKPVLEITGS
- a CDS encoding M13 family metallopeptidase, with amino-acid sequence MRNAFGLTALLTLLGVATATAIPPLLAAQQEALVAGLDTAGMDRSVKPGDNFYEYANGTWLKDTPIPADRSSYGSFGILAAQIDERVAALIQETAKTKAPMGSEAQMVGDYYASFMDVAAIEAAGLTPLRPTLDSIAAIGNRTQLAYFLGTTLRADMDAMNATNLYTGNLFGLWVAQDLDDPTQYTPFLLQGGLGMPDRSYYLDPSTGMAAIRTKYQEYIATILNLAGMSGADAKAAAIMQLETQMAEAHWTREATGDFAKGNNHWTRKEFRTKAPGLDWEIYFAAAGLSKPAVFDVWQPSAFTGLSALTKSVPLDTWKDYLTYHAIQARTAVLPAAFDQASFAFFGTVLSGAQVQRDRWKRAVGATNGALGFAVGKLYTERYFSPEEKARAEAMVANIIAAFGERIDHLDWMAPSTKKEAHAKLAVLKVGVGYPDVWPTYTGLQVIPGDAYGNMERAGVYHLHARLKMLGQPVDRGEWVMTPQTVNAVNMPAMNAMNFPAAILEPPFFDPSRAAIMDYGAMGTVIGHEISHSFDNLGALFDATGRLHNWWTPQDLQHFEASAAQLVAQYDAYRPFPDLAINGKQTLSENIADLAGIAAAYDAYRLSLGGAEAPVVDGFSGDQQFFLSFGQIWRTKYREPALRQRVLTDGHSPGEYRAFTVRNVDAWYPAFDVEPGEALYLAPANRVRIW
- a CDS encoding nuclear transport factor 2 family protein, whose protein sequence is MERHAEVIGSFYAAFQRRDHAAMGACYAPDATFSDPVFPLLRGAEVRAMWRMLCERGTDLRIEADGIRADATTGAARWEAWYTFSATGRPVHNVVRASFALRNGLIQRHTDAFDLYRWARQALGMKGLLLGWAPPVQRAIRAQAARALETFTIRHGLG
- a CDS encoding DUF1697 domain-containing protein; amino-acid sequence: MALLRAINVGGHVVKMDRLRTLFASMDLADVTTLIASGNVLFSSRARNQAQLERRIEIHLRDALGYDVATFLRSAQDLADIVVYDPFPAAGPLTAGQALSVLFLKAPLAAPARDALLNLHTPTDEFHVRGREAYWLRHGRISDSKVTGAKLERAVGGPVTARNITTVRKLAEAAS
- a CDS encoding NmrA/HSCARG family protein → MSAPKRILITGVTGQQGGAVAAALAGGDFQLQGMTRKPDSPAAQALKAKGVTIVQGDLDDAASLTKALAGAWGVFAVQNTWEAGVEKEEEQGKRVATLAREAGVRHFVYSSVGSAHRATGIPHFDNKWRVEETVRALGFPSHVILRPVFFMENMVSPWFLNGDTIYSALKPDTVLQMIAVKDIGFFGGRAFTDAARLSGRAIDIAGDALTMTQAAAQLGAGLGRAINYVQIPIAEVRKNSEDFALMLEWFERVGYEADIPALEKEFGFTPLTFAAWAKTQRK
- a CDS encoding DUF4442 domain-containing protein; protein product: MPESWRSRLLRCRFNWFPAFRGTGARVTYIADDGYEVRVRLPLSWRTRNYVGTIFGGSLYGAVDPFYMVMLIRLLGPEYIVWDQAATIRFLRPGRSTLHATFRLDPETVASIATEARAAGPITREFEVELLDAEGQVCCACTKTVYVRWMGPEAGARTP